The Halostagnicola kamekurae sequence CCTGGGGCAGGTCGAGGAGGCGATCGAGCGGATCGTCGAGGACGACACGCTCGTGCCGATGCCAGTCGAAACCGGCGACCGGTTCGACGACCAGTTCCCGCACTTCCGACGCAAACACGGCACCTACTGGCGCTGGGTTCGGCCCGTCTTCGACGGCGCGACGCGCTCGGCCGCCAACGCCCGCATCGAGTTCCGCCCGATCCCCGCCCAGCCGACGGTTCGGGACTCGGTCGCCTTCCAGGCCGCCTTCGCCGGGCTGCTCGAGAGCCTGGTCCGCCTCGAGCACCCGGTCTACGAACTCGACTGGGAACACGCTCACGAGAACTTCTACGCTGCGATGCAATCGGGGCTCGACGCGGACATGACGTGGATCACCAACGACGGCAAGGAGACCACCGACTCGTTCGAACTGTACGACGACCTGCTTGCTCACGCAGAAGACGGGCTGACCAACCGCGGGCTCACCGAGGAAGAAGCCGCGAAGTACCTCTACCCCCTCAGACACCGCGTTCGACAGGGACTCACGCCCGCACAGTGGAAACACGATCAGGTGCGCCACGCGCTCGAGGAAGGCGACGACCTCGAGACGGCGATCGAGTCGATGCAGCGTACGTACGTCGACCGGCAATCGGAGACGCTCCTCGAGGGAAGCTTCGCGGACTGGGCGAGCGAGTGAGCCGCGAGTGGGTCCCCTCGGAGCGGGCTGAAAGGGACTAAGTACCGCCGGACGCGTGTGTGCGTATGGTTACGTTCCTCTCCGGCGGTACCGGGACGCCGAAGCTGCTCGACGGAGTGGACGCCGCGTTCTCGCCGGACGACGTGACGGTCGTCGCCAACACCGGCGACGACGTCGAACTCGGCGGATTGCTCGTCTGCCCGGACGTCGATACGCTGCTCTTCCAGGGCGGCGACGTGCTCGATCGCGAGACGTGGTGGGGGATCGAGGACGACACCCATCACACGAACGCCGAACTACTCGATATCGCCGACGCGGCGGACCTCCCGACCGGCCCGCAGTACCTCTCGGACGACCGACAGACCGCCGGTCGAGCGATCGCCGACTGGCGGCGCTTTTCGGGCGTCGGCGAGTTCATGACGATCGGCGACCGCGACCGCGCGGTCCACATCACGCGAACCAGCCTCCTCGATCAGGGACGGAGCCTGAGCGAGGCGATCGCGTCCCTGGCGTCGGCGTTCGAGGTCCCGTTCGATCTGCTGCCGATGAGCGACGAGCCGATCGCCAGTCTCGTCCACACGGAGGACGGAACGATGCACTTTCAGGAGTACTGGGTCGGATGGAACGCAGAGCCCGCGGTCGAGGACGTCGAGTTTCGGGGATCGAACGACGCCGACCCCGCCCCGGGCGTGCTCGAGGCGCTCGCGGATCCGGTCGTGATCGGCCCGTCGAACCCGGTGACCAGCATCGGCCCGATGCTCTCGATTCCGGGGTTCGCCGACGCGCTCGGGCAGACGCCGGTCGTCGTCGTCTCGCCGTTTCTCGGCGACGAGGCGTTCTCCGGCCCCGCTGGACAGTTGATGGACGCCGCGGGCGCGGACCCCTCGACCGCCGGACTCGCGGAGACCTACCCGTTCGCCGACGCGTTTGTCGTCGACGAGGCCGACGACACCGAGTTCGACCGGCCCACGATTCGAACCGACATCAGGATCGACTCGAGCGACGACGCAGCGCGCGTCGCTCGAACGGTGGCGGACGCCATCGAGCGGGTCGAGTAAGTTCCATGTTCTCCCCACCACTCGCACTGGCGAGTCTCAGCGGCGAGGCGGACGCCGACTGGGCGCGAGCGGGCGCACCGTTCGCCGGCTGTGCGTTTCTCGGCGGCATCGCGATCGACGAACGGTCCCGAGCGGCGGCCCGCGAACTCGTCGAGCGCGACCGCAACGAGTTCCTGCCAGCGGACCCGTTCGCGTTCGTCGATCGCCAGCTCGAGGCCCTCGAGTCGGTTCCGATACGCCCTGCATTCAACGTTCGAACGACGACGGCGGACCCGCTCGTCCCCGCCGGTCGAATCTGTCGGGATCGAGACGCGCTGCTCGAAATAAACGCCCACTGTCGACAGGACGAGCTGTGCGCCGTCGGCTGCGGCGAGCGGCTGCTCGCCGACACTAACCGCCTTCGATCGTACGTCGAGACGGCGATCGAGACGGGGGCGACGACGGGCGTCAAAGTGCGTGCGGAGGTTTCCGGCATCGACCTGCCGACGCTCGCGAGCGAACTCGAGGACGCCGGCGCGGCGTTCGTACACGTCGACGCGATGGACTCCGAGTCGGTGATCGCCGATATCGTCGCCGAGACGGAGCTGTACGTGATCGCGAACAACGGCGTTCGCGACGAACCGACGGTCCGCGAGTACGCCGAGTACGGGGCCGACGCGGTCAGCGTCGGCCGGCCGAGCGACAACCCGGTCGTCCTCGAGCGCGTCCGAAACGCCGTCGACACCCACCTCGGTCTCGAGCGGGAAACGGCCTTGCGATGAGTCCACCGGGCTATCCGTGCGTTTCCAGCAAGTCCTAAGCCGCCGGCCGACAGAGTCGACGACAGTGCATATGCGAAGCGCCTCTCAGAACGCTGAACTCGCGCTGTTGCTCGAGGTCGCCGGGACGCCGAAACCGGGCAACGTCGACCGGAGCCGGGACCTCGAGGACCTGCTTTTCGAACACTTCCTCGCGGGTGCAGTCGGGGCACAGGACGGCCTCCGGATGGCGGCGTCGGGCGAGCCGGTCGGCCGGTCGTTCGAACGCGCCGTCGAAGGGATGGCCGAACAGGGCGGGGGAAACACGCAGTTCGGGGCTCTGTTGTTGCTCGTTCCGCTCGTGA is a genomic window containing:
- the cofD gene encoding 2-phospho-L-lactate transferase, with protein sequence MVTFLSGGTGTPKLLDGVDAAFSPDDVTVVANTGDDVELGGLLVCPDVDTLLFQGGDVLDRETWWGIEDDTHHTNAELLDIADAADLPTGPQYLSDDRQTAGRAIADWRRFSGVGEFMTIGDRDRAVHITRTSLLDQGRSLSEAIASLASAFEVPFDLLPMSDEPIASLVHTEDGTMHFQEYWVGWNAEPAVEDVEFRGSNDADPAPGVLEALADPVVIGPSNPVTSIGPMLSIPGFADALGQTPVVVVSPFLGDEAFSGPAGQLMDAAGADPSTAGLAETYPFADAFVVDEADDTEFDRPTIRTDIRIDSSDDAARVARTVADAIERVE
- a CDS encoding dihydropyrimidine dehydrogenase, whose product is MFSPPLALASLSGEADADWARAGAPFAGCAFLGGIAIDERSRAAARELVERDRNEFLPADPFAFVDRQLEALESVPIRPAFNVRTTTADPLVPAGRICRDRDALLEINAHCRQDELCAVGCGERLLADTNRLRSYVETAIETGATTGVKVRAEVSGIDLPTLASELEDAGAAFVHVDAMDSESVIADIVAETELYVIANNGVRDEPTVREYAEYGADAVSVGRPSDNPVVLERVRNAVDTHLGLERETALR